The Bacteroidota bacterium genome has a window encoding:
- a CDS encoding Fic family protein: MQIELKIIPATLLNNYVNLFNNAVADDFYALQESEISTATFNFYHSVAAVFSSRIEGEIITLDEFIKHRIQHVEFQPDYTRKIDDLYHAYQFATENPLTAENFKMAHGLLTKNILQPHQQGTFRTGNMYVLSASGKIEYVAAATHVVNGHVNFLFDDITKLLQADLTFAEVLYFASMLHLVFVKIHPFNDGNGRASRLLEKWFLAEKLGSKAWFIESERFYHDNHDLYFANIRKLGLEYEQLNYLQADTFILMLQKSISTK; encoded by the coding sequence ATGCAAATAGAACTTAAAATTATACCTGCAACGTTATTAAATAACTATGTTAATTTATTTAATAATGCCGTAGCGGATGATTTTTATGCATTGCAGGAAAGTGAAATTTCAACTGCTACTTTTAATTTTTACCATTCGGTTGCAGCAGTTTTTTCTTCGCGTATTGAAGGTGAAATAATTACTTTAGACGAGTTCATAAAACATCGTATTCAGCATGTTGAATTTCAACCTGATTACACACGTAAAATTGATGATTTATATCATGCATATCAATTTGCAACAGAAAATCCACTGACGGCTGAAAATTTTAAAATGGCGCATGGTTTACTGACAAAAAATATTTTGCAGCCCCATCAGCAGGGTACATTTAGAACAGGAAACATGTACGTTTTATCTGCATCTGGGAAAATTGAATATGTTGCTGCAGCAACACATGTAGTAAATGGACATGTCAATTTTTTATTCGACGATATTACCAAGTTATTGCAAGCGGATTTAACATTTGCTGAAGTGCTGTATTTTGCTTCCATGTTACATCTTGTTTTTGTGAAAATTCATCCTTTTAACGATGGAAACGGTCGCGCAAGCCGACTGCTTGAAAAATGGTTTTTAGCAGAAAAGCTGGGTTCTAAAGCCTGGTTTATTGAATCGGAGCGATTTTATCATGATAATCATGATTTGTATTTTGCTAATATCAGAAAATTGGGATTGGAATATGAGCAGTTAAATTATTTGCAAGCTGATACATTTATTTTGATGTTGCAAAAATCGATATCTACAAAATGA
- a CDS encoding T9SS type A sorting domain-containing protein produces MKQHKTFRVLIILMLLCCTYNVNAQTYTPGVSYYGAHGYTEYIPGSLPIIISAPHGGYLEPEVIPNRTCFDAVYATDAYTQELIRDIQNSIYAEFGCYAHVVINLLDRKKLDANRNLAEGACGNDSAKQAWNDFNDFIDIAESTVMEQYGKGLYIDLHGHGNPKQRLEIGYLLYDDELQLTDTELNTDTYINYSSIQHLVATNAGGFTHAELLRGAISFGTLMQEAGYASVPSAADPFPLTGDNYYSGGYNTVERSSYSGGTIDGFQIECNYTGVRDNAVNREKFADSIVSVLRAYLETHYFIDNEMSNCSKFVSIDEHQNDLLNVAIYPNPASQILQINSDKIISSISIYTISGTKLLTLNEATDFHQISISALEPGCYVVQMLIEGEVVVRHFVKL; encoded by the coding sequence ATGAAACAGCATAAAACGTTTCGGGTTTTAATTATTTTAATGCTGCTTTGCTGCACGTATAATGTAAATGCACAAACCTACACACCCGGAGTATCCTATTACGGTGCTCATGGTTATACAGAATATATTCCCGGCTCACTGCCAATAATTATTAGTGCACCGCATGGTGGTTATCTTGAGCCTGAGGTTATTCCCAACCGAACTTGTTTTGATGCCGTATATGCAACAGATGCTTATACGCAGGAATTAATTCGCGACATTCAAAATTCGATATATGCAGAATTTGGATGTTATGCGCATGTGGTTATTAATTTACTCGACAGAAAAAAACTGGATGCCAACAGAAATTTGGCGGAAGGTGCATGTGGTAATGATTCAGCCAAACAGGCATGGAACGATTTTAATGATTTTATTGATATTGCCGAAAGTACGGTGATGGAACAATATGGTAAAGGTTTATATATTGATTTGCACGGACATGGCAACCCAAAGCAGCGATTAGAAATTGGTTATTTATTATATGATGATGAATTGCAATTAACAGATACTGAATTAAATACAGATACTTATATTAATTATAGTAGTATTCAACATTTAGTGGCAACAAATGCAGGAGGTTTTACGCATGCGGAATTATTAAGAGGTGCAATAAGTTTCGGCACATTAATGCAGGAAGCAGGATATGCTTCGGTTCCGTCTGCAGCAGACCCGTTTCCGCTGACAGGAGATAATTATTACAGTGGTGGATATAATACGGTTGAACGTTCATCGTATTCGGGAGGAACAATTGATGGGTTTCAAATTGAATGTAATTATACAGGTGTTAGAGATAATGCGGTAAACCGAGAAAAATTTGCTGATAGTATTGTTTCGGTTTTAAGGGCTTATTTGGAAACACATTATTTTATTGATAATGAAATGAGTAATTGCAGCAAATTTGTGTCCATTGATGAGCATCAAAATGATTTATTAAATGTTGCTATTTATCCAAACCCGGCATCGCAGATATTACAAATTAATTCCGATAAAATAATTTCATCTATAAGTATTTATACGATATCCGGAACAAAACTGCTAACATTAAATGAGGCAACAGATTTTCATCAAATTTCAATTTCGGCACTTGAGCCCGGTTGTTATGTTGTACAGATGTTAATTGAAGGAGAAGTGGTTGTTCGTCATTTTGTAAAGCTTTGA
- a CDS encoding SWIM zinc finger family protein, giving the protein MPIHLQHLESETNEKTRLRGYDYYCEGRVKSVFNINGIEWMAIVQGYDDHVVQLNIMNDSLLRYECNCSDTEDPCKHVIAVLYYIKNEAHKLKKSDATGYDEIKENISYLPPHVLRYLILKYATTSKEFRKFLLDYTKDDKK; this is encoded by the coding sequence GTGCCAATACATCTCCAACATTTAGAATCAGAAACAAACGAAAAAACTCGCTTGCGCGGATATGATTATTATTGCGAAGGGCGGGTTAAGTCGGTGTTTAATATAAATGGTATTGAATGGATGGCCATTGTGCAGGGTTACGACGACCATGTTGTGCAGTTAAATATCATGAACGACTCGTTGTTGCGATATGAATGTAATTGCAGCGATACGGAAGATCCTTGCAAACATGTGATTGCCGTTTTATATTATATTAAAAACGAAGCACACAAATTAAAAAAATCGGATGCAACAGGTTATGATGAAATAAAAGAAAACATCAGCTACCTGCCCCCGCATGTTTTGCGGTACCTGATTTTAAAATATGCTACCACAAGTAAGGAGTTCAGAAAATTTCTGCTGGACTATACCAAAGATGATAAGAAGTAA
- a CDS encoding transcriptional regulator produces MELNEAREKFIQSWGSLGSQWGINRTMAQIHALLLIAPEALSTDEIMAQLQVSRGNVNMNLRELMNWQLVRKEVKTGERMEFFVAEKDMWKVFRLIFKERKKRELDPMMEVIHELKGLKGDHKNKEFAAFSEVMEDLDGLTNKGEKMMELIIKSDENWFVNTFIKLMR; encoded by the coding sequence ATGGAACTCAACGAGGCAAGAGAAAAATTTATTCAAAGCTGGGGCAGTTTGGGCAGTCAGTGGGGTATCAACCGCACGATGGCACAAATTCATGCCCTTTTGCTCATTGCCCCGGAAGCCCTTTCTACCGACGAAATTATGGCGCAACTGCAGGTGAGTCGCGGCAATGTGAACATGAACCTGCGCGAGTTGATGAACTGGCAATTGGTGCGCAAAGAAGTTAAAACCGGCGAGCGCATGGAGTTTTTTGTGGCTGAAAAGGATATGTGGAAGGTGTTCCGGTTGATTTTTAAAGAACGTAAAAAACGTGAGCTGGATCCAATGATGGAAGTGATTCACGAATTAAAAGGATTGAAGGGCGACCACAAAAACAAAGAATTTGCTGCATTTAGTGAAGTAATGGAAGACCTCGACGGGCTTACCAATAAAGGAGAAAAAATGATGGAGCTTATTATTAAAAGTGATGAAAACTGGTTTGTAAATACCTTTATTAAACTGATGCGCTAA
- a CDS encoding fatty acid desaturase — protein MAKQLHSDDRLQQISWKDLQKLSRREIAYEILLSLPWLIASCVFAYFRLYAPALICSFFFFLTGLRQSHNAQHNTVGISKRATEWLLFFLSTAMMASMHAVKYNHLQHHKHPLSEKDVEAMSAKMPWWKAIMAGPYFIIMIHRTAMRYANKNMRIWILIELIVITGIMLFTYFVIDIHWITYHVTVMVIGECCTSFFAVWTVHHDCDTGGVYSRTVRGKWRTKLFYNMFYHTEHHLFPKVPTCHLPKLAARIDEVIPEIKNKTVL, from the coding sequence ATGGCAAAACAACTCCACTCTGACGACCGCTTGCAACAAATTAGCTGGAAAGATTTACAAAAACTTTCGCGCAGGGAAATTGCGTATGAAATTCTGCTATCCTTACCATGGTTAATTGCCTCCTGCGTATTTGCGTATTTCCGTTTGTATGCACCGGCTTTAATTTGTTCGTTTTTCTTTTTTTTAACCGGATTACGACAGTCGCACAATGCACAACATAATACAGTTGGTATTTCGAAACGTGCAACAGAGTGGTTGTTGTTTTTTTTAAGTACTGCCATGATGGCAAGTATGCATGCTGTAAAATATAATCATCTGCAACACCATAAACATCCGTTAAGCGAAAAAGATGTTGAAGCCATGAGTGCAAAAATGCCTTGGTGGAAAGCAATAATGGCAGGACCGTATTTTATTATTATGATACACCGCACAGCAATGCGTTATGCGAATAAAAATATGCGCATCTGGATACTCATTGAATTAATTGTAATTACAGGAATTATGTTGTTTACTTATTTTGTAATTGATATTCACTGGATTACTTATCATGTTACGGTAATGGTAATTGGTGAATGTTGCACTTCATTTTTTGCTGTGTGGACTGTTCATCACGATTGTGATACCGGTGGTGTTTATTCACGCACTGTTCGCGGTAAATGGCGGACTAAATTATTTTATAATATGTTTTATCATACGGAACACCATTTGTTCCCAAAGGTGCCAACCTGCCATTTGCCGAAGCTTGCAGCCAGAATAGATGAGGTTATTCCTGAAATTAAAAACAAAACAGTACTATGA
- a CDS encoding TIGR01777 family protein: MKIVIAGGSGFIGTYLANYFAESNHEIIILSRKQHLPQKNIKYLLWDGKTIGDWSKIIDGADVLINLAGKSVNCRYTEKNKAEILNSRLNANHILGIAVQQAKRPPKIWFNAASATIYRHADDRPMDENTGEIGSDFSMDVCKAWEKSFYELVLPETRKIILRMSITIGTNGGVYKRFKNLVFAGLGGKMGNGKQMMSWIHVKDIARAITFIIANEHLNGIINVTAPTPISNAQFMAAIRKSNHVPFGLPTPRWFLAFGAFLIGTETELILKSRWVIPQKLMDAGFRFKYPEIEQLAADTF; this comes from the coding sequence ATGAAAATTGTAATCGCAGGCGGGTCCGGTTTTATTGGAACTTATCTCGCCAATTATTTTGCTGAATCAAACCACGAAATTATTATTTTATCGAGAAAACAACATCTACCCCAAAAAAATATTAAGTATTTATTGTGGGATGGAAAAACAATTGGCGATTGGAGTAAAATTATTGATGGTGCAGATGTATTAATTAATCTCGCCGGTAAAAGTGTAAATTGTCGGTACACAGAAAAAAATAAAGCTGAAATATTAAATTCCAGATTAAATGCCAACCACATATTAGGCATTGCAGTTCAACAAGCAAAACGTCCGCCTAAAATTTGGTTTAATGCCGCATCGGCAACAATTTACCGACATGCCGACGACAGACCGATGGATGAAAATACAGGTGAAATTGGCAGCGATTTTAGTATGGATGTTTGTAAGGCATGGGAAAAAAGTTTTTATGAATTGGTGTTACCGGAAACAAGAAAAATAATATTACGCATGTCGATTACCATTGGCACAAACGGTGGTGTTTATAAACGATTTAAAAATTTAGTATTTGCAGGTTTGGGTGGAAAAATGGGCAACGGAAAACAAATGATGAGCTGGATTCATGTGAAAGATATTGCTAGAGCAATTACATTTATAATAGCAAATGAACATTTAAACGGTATTATAAATGTCACTGCGCCAACTCCCATTAGTAATGCTCAATTTATGGCGGCCATCAGGAAATCAAACCATGTTCCTTTCGGTTTGCCTACACCACGGTGGTTTCTAGCATTTGGGGCATTTTTGATTGGCACCGAAACGGAGCTAATTTTAAAAAGCCGTTGGGTAATTCCGCAAAAACTGATGGATGCCGGTTTCCGGTTCAAATACCCTGAAATCGAGCAATTAGCGGCCGATACTTTTTAA
- a CDS encoding T9SS type A sorting domain-containing protein — translation MKRHSLFLVGIISANLAFSQTTTWESVYNVLQTNCGSCHIAGHESGLDLSASISEVYDNLYDISPANATSAGKGYKRVFPGEPYKSFVFSKINNGLALDVNLGAGEGAACPQGASPLNNKDIELIRQWIMYGAYESDTAVDITLINEFYDNDGIQSVPSPPAPPAVGEGFQIHFGPFFLWPEAEHEYFTKFYTQIPTDQEVIRVDTYMGEYSHHFITYRFTDAFWTDYTPYGLHDGPDFAGIDLVTANQYPQNIVLPEGTAFNWVDNTVLNLNSHYINYSPDKALACEAYVNIYTQPVGTAIQTMYSVLLSNQSFFVPNDGAPHTDVASAFETGHGDDELFVWAMSCHTHKYGSDFNIFKRTADNEMGEQIFDGACGATEGVPGCLDEIYDYKHPPTRYWESMLPIKWGEGIKYETTWVNDGPESVGFGLTSADEMMVMMYFFVDDTTGLNLPTALSNHELEKNAINLFPNPASDKVYITSDINLSGATITIADISGKIIKTELTESISTGLNYYQVDISNLIPGIYLMNIIDKSGNISSRKVVVE, via the coding sequence ATGAAAAGACACTCTTTATTTTTAGTAGGAATTATTTCAGCAAACCTGGCATTTAGTCAGACCACAACCTGGGAATCGGTTTACAATGTTTTGCAGACAAATTGTGGTAGCTGCCATATTGCAGGACATGAAAGCGGTTTGGATTTAAGTGCATCCATCAGCGAAGTGTATGACAATTTATACGACATTTCACCGGCCAATGCGACATCTGCCGGTAAAGGATACAAACGTGTATTTCCGGGTGAGCCATATAAAAGTTTTGTTTTCAGTAAAATAAATAACGGCCTTGCGCTTGATGTAAATCTCGGAGCAGGTGAAGGTGCAGCATGCCCACAAGGTGCATCTCCATTAAACAATAAAGACATCGAATTAATTCGTCAGTGGATTATGTATGGTGCTTATGAAAGTGATACTGCGGTAGACATAACATTGATAAATGAATTTTATGATAATGATGGAATTCAAAGTGTGCCATCTCCACCGGCACCTCCTGCAGTTGGCGAAGGATTTCAAATTCATTTTGGACCGTTCTTTTTATGGCCGGAAGCAGAACATGAATACTTCACTAAATTTTACACTCAAATTCCAACAGACCAGGAAGTGATTCGCGTAGATACTTATATGGGTGAATATTCACATCACTTTATTACGTATCGTTTTACAGATGCTTTCTGGACAGATTATACACCTTACGGATTACATGATGGACCGGACTTTGCAGGTATAGATTTAGTAACTGCAAATCAATACCCGCAAAATATAGTATTACCCGAAGGAACTGCATTTAATTGGGTTGATAATACGGTATTAAATTTAAATTCACATTATATTAATTACAGTCCCGACAAAGCATTAGCCTGCGAAGCTTATGTAAATATTTATACGCAACCTGTCGGAACAGCAATACAAACCATGTATTCTGTATTATTATCGAATCAAAGTTTTTTTGTGCCGAATGATGGTGCACCACATACAGATGTTGCTTCAGCATTTGAAACCGGACATGGTGATGATGAATTATTTGTTTGGGCAATGAGCTGCCATACACATAAATATGGTTCTGATTTTAATATTTTCAAACGCACTGCAGATAATGAAATGGGCGAGCAGATATTTGATGGTGCATGCGGCGCAACTGAAGGTGTACCGGGCTGTTTAGATGAAATTTACGATTATAAACATCCACCAACACGTTATTGGGAAAGTATGTTGCCAATTAAATGGGGAGAAGGCATTAAATACGAAACAACATGGGTAAATGATGGTCCTGAATCAGTTGGTTTCGGATTAACCAGTGCAGATGAAATGATGGTAATGATGTATTTTTTTGTAGATGATACAACCGGATTAAATTTACCAACGGCATTAAGTAATCACGAGTTGGAAAAAAATGCAATTAATTTATTTCCTAATCCCGCTTCAGATAAAGTTTATATAACTAGTGATATTAATTTATCAGGCGCAACAATTACAATTGCCGATATTAGCGGAAAAATTATTAAAACAGAACTTACTGAATCGATTTCAACGGGATTAAATTATTATCAGGTTGATATCAGTAATTTAATTCCCGGTATTTACTTGATGAATATTATAGATAAATCAGGTAATATCAGCAGCAGGAAGGTTGTTGTAGAATAA
- a CDS encoding T9SS type A sorting domain-containing protein, translating into MRKFIPVFILAVHTLFFQSLFAQPATWESRGIGGGGALFAPSVNPGNTAEMYIGCDMTEVFHTTNSGVSWSTVPFNELLSVTTSKVQFTSDNLIRYAVNFDFFTEASFPVKSTDGGITWNPITDPTGGECYSIFADDNSTQRIVIASYNRIYFSSNGGTSFTNIYTNMGSGAAHIGGVFFDGSNVYIGAAKNLVVSTDNGATFTSNTLTGLPVGRGIISFAGAKAGATTRFFIVGYDLVDIYPGVTGADFNSYKSIYKMDYAVGASWTAAATGISGSNKPFFVDMAENNIDIAYVAGGNSSTGYPIVYKTTNAGAGWSAVLLTNNNENIYTGYQGDNGDEGWYYDEFAEGFDVASTNSNVAVITGLGFPHFTNDGGVTWKQQYVNPADQNPINVDIVKGKNYAGVGIENTSCWSICWSDANNMFVGFSDITAIRSGDAGAKWNKNFTGITENSVYHVIKNFGSGKLYAATSSAHDMYQSTYLKDDVINGATGRILTSLDNGANWTVLHDFADPVIRLAFDPLVANKMYAAVINSTTGGIYVSSNINLGAASTWTKLSNPPRTEGHPYDIHVLNDGTLIAVYSGRRTAAGVFTASSGVFKSTDGGTTWTDISDPGMFYWTKDLIVDANDASQNTFYCAVFSGWGGAPNGLGGIYKTTNRGTSWTKINALDRVESITIDPNNANTMYATTESEGLWITNNLNVASPVFTKDPNYPFQHPVRVIFNPLNTNEVWVTSFGNGLYVGNLDNCNAPTGLVATDITTTSATVSWTAIPGADSYKITRKQVGGLSYNYTSVSNTYTMTDLIPGTVNKIFVKAKCDGVYSANSSKITIYVPAKFGQVQSELYIFPNPVSDVLNVFYRSDERKIIDITLSDITGKIVYIQNTQLNIGENNISIDVNTLGSGIYIISVGDVKQKIVVN; encoded by the coding sequence ATGCGTAAGTTTATACCTGTTTTTATCCTTGCCGTACACACACTCTTTTTTCAATCCCTTTTTGCTCAACCCGCTACGTGGGAAAGTCGCGGTATTGGCGGAGGCGGAGCACTTTTCGCCCCTTCGGTGAATCCCGGAAATACCGCTGAAATGTATATCGGCTGCGACATGACCGAGGTATTTCACACCACAAATTCCGGTGTTAGCTGGTCTACAGTGCCTTTTAACGAATTATTATCGGTAACCACTTCAAAAGTGCAATTCACCTCCGATAATCTCATCCGTTACGCCGTAAATTTTGATTTTTTTACAGAAGCTTCATTTCCGGTTAAATCAACCGATGGAGGAATAACCTGGAATCCGATTACCGACCCAACAGGTGGCGAATGTTATTCCATTTTTGCAGATGATAATTCCACCCAACGAATTGTAATTGCATCCTACAACCGAATTTATTTTTCATCGAATGGTGGCACATCTTTTACAAATATTTATACCAACATGGGAAGTGGTGCTGCACATATTGGCGGCGTGTTTTTTGATGGTAGTAATGTTTATATCGGTGCTGCAAAAAATTTAGTGGTAAGTACCGATAATGGTGCAACATTTACCAGCAATACATTAACCGGATTACCGGTAGGTAGAGGAATAATTTCATTTGCAGGTGCTAAAGCCGGAGCAACAACTCGATTTTTTATCGTTGGTTACGACTTAGTTGATATTTATCCCGGCGTTACAGGTGCAGATTTTAATTCCTATAAAAGTATTTACAAAATGGATTATGCCGTTGGCGCTTCATGGACAGCAGCAGCTACTGGAATAAGTGGTTCAAATAAACCATTTTTTGTGGATATGGCCGAAAATAATATCGATATTGCTTATGTGGCAGGCGGCAATTCTTCAACAGGATATCCTATTGTTTATAAAACAACAAATGCAGGCGCCGGATGGTCAGCAGTATTATTAACTAATAACAACGAAAATATTTACACCGGTTATCAGGGTGATAATGGTGATGAAGGATGGTATTATGATGAATTTGCCGAAGGATTTGATGTTGCATCCACAAATTCAAATGTTGCCGTAATTACCGGCTTGGGATTTCCGCATTTTACAAATGATGGCGGTGTTACATGGAAACAACAATATGTAAATCCTGCTGACCAAAATCCGATAAATGTAGATATTGTTAAAGGAAAAAATTATGCCGGTGTTGGTATCGAAAATACTTCCTGCTGGAGCATTTGCTGGAGCGATGCAAATAATATGTTTGTCGGCTTTAGCGATATCACAGCAATAAGAAGTGGTGATGCGGGTGCAAAATGGAATAAAAATTTTACAGGCATTACCGAAAATTCAGTTTACCATGTAATTAAAAATTTCGGTAGCGGAAAATTATATGCGGCAACATCAAGTGCACATGATATGTATCAAAGCACGTATTTAAAAGATGATGTTATAAATGGCGCAACTGGAAGAATTTTAACTTCTTTAGATAATGGTGCAAACTGGACCGTGCTGCACGATTTCGCAGATCCGGTTATTCGACTTGCATTTGATCCGCTTGTTGCCAATAAAATGTATGCCGCAGTTATTAATTCAACAACCGGCGGAATTTATGTTTCTTCAAATATTAATTTAGGCGCCGCAAGTACCTGGACAAAATTATCTAACCCTCCACGCACTGAAGGACACCCTTACGATATTCATGTATTAAATGACGGTACCTTAATTGCTGTTTATTCAGGAAGAAGAACTGCAGCAGGTGTATTTACTGCCAGCAGTGGTGTATTTAAATCTACTGATGGCGGTACAACATGGACAGATATTTCTGACCCCGGCATGTTTTATTGGACTAAAGATTTAATTGTTGATGCAAATGATGCAAGTCAGAATACATTTTATTGCGCAGTATTTTCCGGTTGGGGTGGTGCACCAAATGGATTGGGTGGAATTTATAAAACAACCAACCGCGGAACATCATGGACAAAAATTAATGCATTAGACCGCGTTGAATCAATTACCATCGACCCGAATAATGCAAATACCATGTATGCAACAACCGAATCAGAAGGATTATGGATTACAAATAATTTGAACGTTGCAAGTCCCGTATTTACAAAAGACCCGAACTATCCATTTCAACATCCTGTCCGTGTAATTTTTAATCCTTTAAATACCAATGAAGTTTGGGTAACCAGTTTTGGTAATGGGTTGTATGTTGGCAATCTCGATAATTGTAATGCACCAACAGGACTAGTTGCAACCGATATTACTACAACCTCTGCAACAGTAAGCTGGACGGCCATTCCGGGAGCTGATAGTTACAAAATAACACGTAAACAAGTTGGCGGATTAAGTTACAATTATACTAGCGTTTCAAATACTTATACCATGACCGATTTAATTCCGGGCACTGTCAATAAAATATTTGTAAAAGCTAAATGCGATGGCGTTTATTCCGCTAACTCGTCGAAAATAACAATTTATGTTCCTGCTAAATTCGGTCAGGTTCAAAGTGAATTATATATTTTCCCTAATCCGGTTTCAGATGTATTAAATGTATTTTACCGAAGCGATGAGCGCAAAATTATTGATATCACATTAAGTGATATTACGGGTAAAATTGTATATATTCAAAATACACAATTAAATATCGGAGAAAATAATATTAGTATTGATGTTAATACATTGGGAAGTGGAATTTATATCATTAGTGTTGGAGATGTGAAACAAAAAATTGTAGTGAATTAA
- a CDS encoding PspC domain-containing protein, producing MNKLLYVNIGGVVFQIDESAYQQLDNYLNSIRRKYQNSPDGDEIIKDIEHRIAELMYERVGERGAITGKHVEEIISVMGKPEDFDGNTEQFEKTNTYEEPVYKTGGSKFFRDKENNVLGGVCAGFGARFDIDPLWIRLAFLVSFFAAGTGFLLYIILWAIIPEAKTTAEKLEMRGEKIDINNIEKTVKDGAKQFGKKVNEFGEEVKQTFSKEHIDKTKRNAGDFIEDVAQTLRPVFQTVVKIFVFGALIVSLLIVVVTGIELLTNWGSDFSEIQFFGNHITEGSDQAWLLITCAIALFIIPLIGIIFSSVKYLLGVKRKTKFVSASLGLLWTACLLVVIYLGITIGRNFKYESAVSAKLQLTQPVSETMYVKLQSVKLPLSDNSIVNWSIKKDHEDDSLIFKQINIEIEKSLDTAFVVIINKTARGYDRANAKNNAQFFNYNVIQSSDSVINIPSLVTIGETEKWRDQSVEILIRVPQNKNIVIDDALDFYLDHNEYTAGLKDIELFNNKLKMTSTGLKPVN from the coding sequence ATGAACAAGCTATTATATGTAAATATTGGTGGCGTCGTATTCCAGATAGATGAATCTGCCTATCAGCAATTGGATAACTATTTAAATAGTATCCGCAGAAAATATCAAAATTCGCCCGATGGGGATGAAATAATAAAAGATATTGAACATCGCATTGCCGAACTCATGTATGAACGCGTTGGTGAACGTGGTGCTATTACCGGTAAACACGTTGAAGAAATAATCAGCGTAATGGGAAAACCGGAAGACTTCGACGGAAATACAGAACAATTCGAAAAAACAAATACCTACGAAGAACCTGTTTATAAAACCGGTGGCAGTAAATTTTTCCGAGATAAAGAAAATAATGTATTAGGTGGTGTATGCGCAGGTTTCGGAGCAAGGTTCGATATTGATCCTTTGTGGATTCGTTTAGCCTTTTTAGTTTCATTTTTTGCAGCCGGAACAGGGTTTCTGTTATATATTATTCTTTGGGCAATAATTCCTGAAGCAAAAACAACAGCAGAAAAATTAGAAATGCGCGGTGAAAAAATCGATATCAATAACATCGAAAAAACAGTGAAAGACGGTGCCAAACAATTTGGTAAAAAAGTAAATGAATTTGGTGAAGAAGTAAAACAAACTTTTTCAAAAGAGCATATCGACAAAACTAAACGTAATGCAGGCGATTTTATTGAAGACGTTGCTCAAACACTGAGACCAGTTTTTCAAACTGTCGTAAAAATATTTGTATTCGGTGCATTAATTGTTTCCCTTTTAATTGTTGTTGTAACCGGTATCGAATTATTAACCAACTGGGGTAGCGACTTTTCAGAAATTCAATTTTTTGGCAATCACATTACCGAAGGCTCTGACCAGGCTTGGCTGTTAATTACCTGTGCTATAGCATTGTTTATTATCCCGCTTATCGGAATTATTTTTTCCAGTGTGAAATATCTGTTGGGTGTTAAACGCAAAACAAAATTTGTAAGCGCCTCATTGGGTTTATTATGGACCGCTTGTTTATTGGTAGTAATTTACCTCGGCATCACCATTGGCAGAAATTTTAAATATGAATCAGCTGTAAGCGCCAAATTACAATTAACACAACCGGTTTCGGAAACCATGTATGTAAAACTGCAGTCTGTGAAATTACCCTTAAGCGACAATTCAATTGTAAACTGGAGCATCAAAAAAGATCATGAAGACGACAGTCTGATATTTAAACAAATAAATATAGAAATAGAAAAAAGTCTGGACACCGCATTTGTTGTTATAATAAATAAAACAGCAAGAGGTTACGACCGGGCCAATGCAAAAAACAATGCACAATTTTTTAACTATAACGTAATTCAATCATCTGATTCAGTAATCAATATTCCTTCATTAGTTACAATAGGTGAAACTGAAAAATGGCGCGATCAATCGGTGGAAATTTTAATCCGTGTTCCGCAAAATAAAAATATTGTGATCGATGATGCACTGGATTTTTATCTCGACCACAATGAATATACTGCCGGGTTAAAAGACATTGAATTATTCAACAACAAACTCAAAATGACATCAACAGGTTTAAAACCGGTTAATTAA